Part of the Ornithodoros turicata isolate Travis chromosome 6, ASM3712646v1, whole genome shotgun sequence genome, ttacatttttgaattttgtcgcctggaaatttttggcaatttttccggagaccaggaaaaaaacagaaaaacctttattttttttctcaaaattCCCGGTTTTTTCCTgtggcttcgcatctctagtcgCTACTCCAGCCGTTTTGTTGCGTGCAAAACCTTCTGCGTAACGTAGCGTTGCTGAAGTGGCCATTGTCTTCGGCTGTGATTTTTTGTCAAGTTGGGACGTGCTTCGAAAGAAGCCACAGAGTTTCAATAATCACAGAACCGAAAAACCTGCATGTGCAGACGCCAGATGATTTTGCTACCTTTCACAGCGACAGTTTTCGCGAAGGGACGTGCCCACGCCAGAACCAACACATCGTCTGCGACCTTCTGCATTGTGTCGTCTGCGAAAGTAGCAGACGCAAAATTGACGCATAGCTCCCTTTCTCCTATCCCTGTCGACCTGTCTCTGATAACGGATTCGTGTGCTGTTGACCTATCACCCGTTAAATGGTGTGGAAACAGGAGGAAAACGAATGAGGCTGGATGCAATGCAGAACACTCGTCTGCTTTGCACGGAAAAGgagggagagaaagaaaaacgaaaaggaaggaGAGAGAGCATTGATAGAAGCTGTCTTGTGCCCAGTTTCCACTTGGTGGCGTCACGGCGCGAATGCTGACGTCGAAGGACGACGGGAAAGAGCACGTTTTTTGTGTTCACGCTACGCAGAGCTTGCGGCTATGTCTCGCGGTTGACGAAACTCTTCGAATTATTTCCTCGGTCCGCTGTCCTCTTAGTGTGTTCTCTGTTCTGTGCTTCGTGTAGTGAGCACGCATTTTTCCTAATTTCGATGTTTCTGCAGCTCATCACGTTTAACTTTTAATTACCGTAATGGCGCAAGCGTCAGGGAATCCCAGTAATGCGAAAATAACTGCCGCGACAACGGCGAAAACCGGCAGACGAAAAACGAGAAGGCGTGGTTTGGGCATGCCACCTCATTGGCCAAGAGAACATCGGTCTCGCGAGCTCTCgcgaacgacgacgacgaagccgAATCGTGCGGACGTACGATTTTGCTGCTCCTGTTTCCTGCGAATTACTCATAGCTATTGTCAGGGGATTATTTCGGGTATCCTCTGTTTTGCAAGCCGACGCTGCGCACTGGACTCGGGCGAGCTGCCCGCTCCCCGGCGGGCCCCTTGTCTTGAGGTCATGGATTCCTCTACTGAAGAGGCGAACAGCTCCGAACCTGGCTCTCCCGCGAGCAGCCACACTGTCAAGAGAGGTGCCTTAATTGCCCCCCTCAACTGACCACTCCACTCTCGAGTCGTCCGATGAGGATCAACCTTTCAAAGATGTTGTCAAACGGGCTCGAAAGGCAAGCAAGCGCAACATCGAACGCATCACCTCGCTCGAGGGAACCACAGTCATCTTCACGCCACTAGAGCGGGAATCGAACCTAGCTAAGCTCAACCACTTAAAGCTCTCGCAATTCCTCACTTCTGAGCTACCTGGGAGAATTAAGGAGATTCGGCCGAATCACGCTAGGAACATTATAGCGGTAGATGTTGTTGCCCCTGCTGCGAAATTAGCCCTCCTGCAGCTGAATCGCATATGTTCCATTCCTGTCCGTGCCTATGAGCCCCGCCCATTCAACTCATGCTATGGCGTCCTTTTGGGAGTTGATACCTCCATCTCCGACAGCCAAATTATGGAGGCCATTAAGTCCGACCCTCCCCTAATAGCAGCCAGAAGAATAAGGCGGGACGCTGGTGCGGTGAGGCTAACGTTCCTTGGGCCGAAACCTCCTAAGCGCGTCAGCTTTCACCTCCTGACCATGCAAGTTCGTGAGTACCTACCGCGTACGGTTCAGTGCAACAACTGCCTTCGCTACGGTCATGTAGCTGCATGCTGTAGCCGACGGAAAATATGCCCTAACTGCGGATCCTCCCACGAGAGCCCGATGTGCCCTGAATCTGAACCCACCTGCATAAACTGCAAAGGACGTCATGTCGCCACATCAAGGGACTGCCCATCCCTAAAGTTGCAACGACACATCGCCAGGGAACGCTCTCGCTCCAACAGTAGCTACCGAGAGGCGAAGGCTAAACTCCGGCTCACAAAGCGTCGCAACCAACCTAAGGCAATGGGTACACGAAAGTCTCAGGAGAAGCTTTCACACAGGGGTGTACAACCCGCTCCCAAAAGCCTCCAGACGTCGCAACAACAGATCGTTTGGGCGGAAACTGATTTCCCCCCTCTAGGCCCTGTCGACCATCCAGAGGATAAGGATGCCTCCCCGGCACAACCCCATGGAAAGAAAAGCGACCCCCCGCTCCCACTCCATTCCCAGCCAGCCTACCGTAAGGTGTTAGACCGTCCAGAAGGCGCAGACCTGCCCATGGTCATCATCCAGCTTCTCTTTGCTGCACTGAAGGCTATCGTCTCGGCAGTCCCTGAATGTACTGCTCTCGCAGAAATCCAATCGGTCCTCCAACTCGAAGCTGTGATAGCACCCCTGCTCCTCCCCAGCAGCAGGCGTTAACAACACCAGCTTTCGTACATCGATCGGCGGACAATTTATGACCGAACATAGAAACAAGAAAGCGTTCCTTCCCCGCATCCTGCAATGGAATGCCAGAAGCTTGATTCATAAACAGGCTGACCTCAAACTCCTTTTACGGAAGATGGACTTTGATGTGTTAGCGATACAAGAGAGCCTTACCCAACCATCATTCAAGATCCCGCCGTTTGTCTCCTACAGCGCCAAAGGCCACCATGCGGACGGTCTCCCGCGGGCATCGCTATTTGTCAAACGGTCCATTGCCCAGGCTGAAATTGACCTATCCCACCTTTGctcttcaactgaagaatatGTAGGGTGTCTACTGAGGGCCGGCTCCAAGTCAGTCACAGTCATATCTGTCTACCAGTGGGGTCATGCTCCGCCCAACGTCGAGTCTCTCAAGGCTCTGCGGCTCGTTTGTCCAGGTCCCCTAATTGTGTGCGGAGATTTCAATGCGAGCCACAGTCTCTGGGGTGGTCGACGAAACTGCAGACGTGGTAATTCCATTGTCAATTACCTCTCCTCCAGCGACCTCGTGGTGCTCAACACCGGCTCTCCTACATATATGCGTTCGCCTCGCTACCTAAATGCCATCGATTTGACTCTGGTCTCTCCTGACGTCACCCTAAAGTGGGAAGCCGAGCCTGACACATGGGGTTCAGATCATTTCCCCATCCTGCTTTCGCCTCCGAGTCGCAGCAACGGCCCCAGGAAAACGAAGACTATTACCAACTGGGTGAAGTTCAGGGAGGGACTGGTCGGCTCCACGGTAGATACCTTGCTCGACTCTGTAAAGGCGTCATTGGCTAATAGCTCAAAAGCAGTATCCTACCTGGCCAGTATGCCTGCCCCTGACCTCCGATACCTCAACCTCCGTGCTGCGCGACGACGAGCACAGCGACGAGCTCTGAGAACCGGCCTCCAGGGCGATTGGGTCGCTTACAAGCGTGTCTGTGCTGCCCATAGAAGGTATACCTTGAAATTAAGGCGGACCCAATGGAGACAGTTCAGCGAGTCCCTCAATGCCCACACTCCAACAACGAAGGTTTGGCATACCCTGCGAGCGATCGAAAGCCTTCCCGAGCCTGTCGACCCGCTTGTCACCTTATCGGTAGCCTCAAACAGGGAGCCCAAGAACATAGCCGAAGACTATGCCAGCGAGCTAGCTCGCGTCGCAAGCTGCAGTGCCCAACGCCTTTTTCCTAGCCACACAGGATCAAATGGCTCCCCGGCGGACGACGACCTCACGATGTCCGAGCTGAAGTACGCCATCCAAGGCTTAAAGCGGCGCAGTGCAGCTGGCCCGGACGGGATCCCTAACCAGGCCCTCAAGAACCTAGGCGACGACCAACTCGACGCTCTGCTCCAACTATACAACAACGTCTGGACCTCTGGATGCATCCCATCTGATTGGAAACATGCTCGAGTAATACCCGTCCTAAAGCCGGGGAGGCCACCGAGCCAACTGTCCTCCTACCGTCCCATTGCCCTAACCTCGTGCGTTGGCAAATTATTGGAGCGTATAATTCACAAAAGGCTGGCTTGGGTCTTGGAGCGAGGCGGTTGCTTCCCAGATCACATTACGGCATTCCGGAAGGGCTGGAGCGCGTCTGACGCAATCGCTGAAGTGGCTACTAGCCTGAAGCAAGCGAGAGAGTCCAATGAGtttgctctcgctttcttcattgacgtgaagaaggcatacgactcggtaacgcactcggcatgtttcgctgcgctcgaagcagctcgagtCACTGGCCGCCTTCTAGGATACCTATGTGACTTTCTGTCCAACAGAACGTTTGACGTCTCCGTCCGCGGGTGTATCAGCTCTGTgaagacgtttgagcgaggAGTCCCACAAGGCAGTGTTCTATCACCTATACTATTCAACCTAATCATGGCAGGGATTCACCGAGGAATTCGCCCTACTCCGTATGCCCTTCATctcaccatctacgcggacgacatctgcctccgcattGTGGGAACGGACAAGGAGAAAGTTCGTGACACAGCTGATATTGCCTTGAACGGGCTCAATGCAGCGCTGCTTGCGAGAGGGCTGGAACCATCACCAGAGAAGTCAAAATGCATGGTCTGCATTCCCCGTGGAAAGTACGTGGGCAAAGACTTCCCaagcctcagcattaacaacactcccatcccaagatgcgcgtcatgtaaatatcttggtgtcaccatcgatAGCACATTACGCTGGTCTAAGCAAGTAAACGAGACTATTTGCAAGGGGaagaaaacgctcaatttgctacgcagaatcagcggtaagtcatggggctgcaatgcgcggtcattgctcacccttcacaaagccctgatcttgtcacgcattctctacgtggcgccatacgtagacctcgcgcctacacaatggcaggcccttgagcgccttcatcgcgctggcataagaactgcgcttggtctcccaacgttctctagcgtcacccaaacgtacctggaagctaaggaaaagcctgttagtgtccactctgagctcaaaggcctccagtttctggatgatgcatcaacatccatcagcaagcattccctcttcaccgacctcgaacagaggacacacacatccctaggacgcctggctagtgccaccagctctctagccaacaggggcgctcttcctcggctcccagctagtccacctacgccgccgtggcgggagttcgtgcccgcaacaacgcttcacatcccgggtctacggaagaagagcgagtccagccccctagtggccaggatggcggctgagaacctgatcagcgacgtttatcacacgcatactctggtgttcacagatggctccattgaccaccgttccaaaagtgctaccagtgcgtactacatcccgtcaataaacaaggcctggcaagggaaatcagttcgctacccaatctcatctacgacggccgaactcctggccttgctacacgcagctgctgcggttcaagtcaccggaatacctaaggccgtcttgcttacggactccaaaagtgccctcaacaacgtgataaaccccatgtgtggtagcattctggcccgatgtataaggagatcgtgtgcccagcataggctaaccggaggtgagcttacgctccaatggatcccatctcatgtcggcatcagaggcaacgaacgagcggaccagctagcttcctcagcacacaacagctgcaacccatccttagcagtcccggccgacactgacaggctcttggtcgtcaaacagctagttgaggtgcgtcaccctggcatacaggacatcctgcagaatcaccgaccctctcttcccacgaaagatcttccccgtggtatgcagacaatgctccatcgattacgcacaggatctgcgttcacgaactctcaactgtgcaagatcggctccagggaggattccagttgcggacactgtaatcatccggagacaattgcgcatatcctgacagaatgccgtgcataccatgccatgcgggaaacccatcttccccacgccaggccaggtatactgacggacgtcctcttccccgaaggttcttgtgcggaacgactttcaaaaactcgcggcctcgtgcgctttctccaagcaacgggcctagcggagagaccactctagtgcacctctcacctactgtgtgcttccgtcccatcagcaccggtcatcctgcttctacatcactttgaagtcctcaactcccctttctcccaccttcttttccttttttttggctatagtcgtgacgatgcccacttgagtgcggccaacaacggcaagctacctcgacaccccccccccccccccctctcgcgAACGGCGTAAAACGCCGAGGAGGAAGTTGGACATGTCGAGCTTTTTTGGCTCGGCGTCTCTTCTCTCAGAACGCCCGATATGCGCTTCTGCTTCCGCATCCTGCAAGCGTCATATCGGCttactgcagcaatagacgcgAACAAGGAGAACAAAAAAGGTACAAACCACCTGCAGATGCGACGTTGCATCCTTGCGCATTGTACCCTTGTGGCAACTCTGCACGGATCTCTGCAACTCTGCACGGAACTCTGCAAGGACCAATCCaccgaaaaaaacaaaaaaaaaacatgagtgTCAAAAAGAGAGGAGGACTATTGAAAATCAGGCGCCGCATAAGCACACCATTTTGCTTACGGTCTCCAACCAGAAAACAAGAACACTTCTTCAGTCGAACGCGAAAAGTGAAGAAGGAAGAACAAAGAAAACCTATACAACGTAACAGCCCATGCTCGAAATAGCAGCATTCGGATAACGCGCTTTTCTGCACCGGAAAGATATGAAAGCATCGTTGTCTTTCAGAACGACAGCACACACGCGGAGCTAAAGAACGAGGTCGAGCACTATAGAACTGTCAAGGCTTCTTTATGTACGGAGGGACACAGAAACATCATCGCCTGGCTCCGAAACATGATGAAAGAGGAAATGTATGAGGAAAGAGAGGGGGTAGGGAGCCCTGGGCTGTGATTTCGTCTGGGTCGTGCGGTCAAATGTGTGGATGGAGAACAATTTCCGTTTTCAATGACAAAAAGGGGGCAACAGTGCGAGCGAGCTGGTACAAGGCAATCGGCCGGCACAATGGGCAGACGCGAGCGACTGTACTGCtggttgttttgtgtgtgtgcttaattgcccccctccccccccccacctttcTCTGTCATGTTGCATTTTCAGTTTTCGAGATAGGGCTTCGAGGTCAAGTTATTACGTGTCCCGCCACTGATGCGAAGATGAATATTTCGATGAGGATGTTGTTCATGTTCACCGGTTGGTGGGCATGTTTTttgccgagcgatctgcctgccccGTGTGGCTGCATTTTTGTTCGGGGAATCTTGTGTCCTGGGGCGGGCTTCATagggaaatgtgccgacatttACTTTACAGTGCCGGGaagaaaacacagggaaaaccaCCCCAGACAAAAGCACAAGCCCTCTCCCTTATAGCCGAAAGCCTTCAGCTGTCAAGCATAGGGTTTCGCTATACTGCAGAAACTTTTTTATTGTTTCTCCATCACACTGAGAAGCCACTGGGCCAATGAGCGGTTCACGGACATGGAACATCAGAAACGAAAGGTAGACGGCGATTTAGTATGCGTCCAAGCCCGACTTCGTGGGAAACTGCAGCGACATCCGCCTGGGAGGTCTCCAGGGAAATCCTTAGACAGCGTAGTCGCTCGCCAACAACCACCCACAGTTTGTGGCGCCCATCTGGAAGACATTGAGCACGTCGTTGTATCGTGTCCAGGATTACCCGGTGGCGCAAGAAGTTGCGACCTATCCCATATGCTCTCGGTTTTACCGTGCAAAGAAAGACAGTTAGGCGGAATAAAGACCAGGCAGAAAGAGAAACAGTCCCGCAAACTGCGACCACGGACGTGAGCCACAGCGCAGAGCATGCAGATTTTTGAAAGAGCGGAAGTGGAAGCCACCAACCGCCGCCTGGTGACATGGAGGAGGAAGCGCAAACCGTGAAGAAGCAACGAACATTTTAAACTAGACTTCCCTTCTGTTATCTCTTGTGTATTTTATGAGCGTATATTTTtagtgtacagtgaaccctcgttaatatgacccccgataatatgacatgctcactttatgaccgtttttcttggcAACCGTTCCTCCGCCATGTAAATCCaactcgttagtatgacaatccaCTTATCCGACTATGACTGAGATTTTTGCCACAAGTAGTGTCAAACACGGGTAtatcttctcgttattatgaccacgtcgCATGACCCGCACAGTAGCCCCAGGGAGAGGCTACACACGTACCTCAGGCAGAGAGTGACAAGTGTTGAAGTAGGGCGCCAAGGtttgggatgactcctgattttgttgacctcggaattacTCATAGCACTTTTCGGACCAAAGCACTGTAGTGCTTAAACCAGCAGTGACCACGACaccaggtcacactgtgctgctgctgttgtgcacctaagaatggccggaacgaagcggtctctgaggtcagcggattgtgcgtttctcgttagtatgacaattcgctttatcaccaaaatctgcgggaaagggtggtggtcatattaacgagggttcactgtatatttTATTTGTCCCAGAGGCTATGGCGAACCTTCTACCGGAAGTCGAGCACAGCCCACCCTGACTCAAAAGGGAtactactactgctactacTAGCAGTCGACATACATCCACACCGATCCGCAGCGTAAACAATAATGGCGAATTCCATTGGGAGAGCAATTTTTGCCCCGCGCTGGGTGGGGTTTCGTGCATACTCCCGACGGCGTCGCACGGGTTTGCTTTGTCAATGGAATGCTAGCATTCAAAGTGCGATGCGCGCTCTGTGCATATAGCGCGTGACCTGCGTGCTTTCTCGGGTTTGCTTTGGTGGGATTCAGCAAACTGCTTCCGAACCGCACAATGTAATTACACACAGCGGGGTGCGCTGTGTTTACACTGTGCAAGAAACGCACGACAACCTGCTGTGCGCGACACAcgaattaaaagaaaaagaaaaagctcgaACATCAAGTCCTCACTATCGCGCACATGTGCCTCTTCTTCTGTATCGTGTTCCGCTGAGGCAATATGGCTGGGTCGAAAACGATTGCTCCTCGGAACAAATTTGTTGCCTCTGCCATATcattggaacaacaacaacaacaacaacaacaacaacaagtacagtgctggacaaaagcttacggaacgcgcgatcgatgtattttctcctcggtgcgacaccctggcGGCGGGCGGGAGCGGGCCTGTTCATTCGTTCAGAGGGAGGACAGGTGTGCGCCGGTAGCGACACCAATCCAAAACACTTCGCCGGCACattcaagcgataccgaaactaccgcagtgtgtcgcaaccagcgcactcgcccatccctctgaacgaatGATCtggcccgcttccgctcgccgctacgGTGTCGCAcggaggagaaaatacaccgctcgcgcgttccgtaaacttttgtccagcactgtacacgaATGACGATGGGGTGAGGTGATGGGtatgggatgggatgggatgggatgggattggattggaacATTCAACGCATGCCCCCGcttctgccaatggaacagtttTCGCACCTTTCCGGAGCAAAACTTTGACCCGGCTCTGTCACTGGAATGCGCCAGAtttaaagtaaataaataaataaataaataaacacgcaATAACAAACACATAATGGCGGTGACACGGGCCGCTTCACCGCTGCAATGCGGTATCCTGAACCATTACATGTTTACTTGCTTAGCATGACCTCGGAATCATTTCCAGCGAACGGATGCTGTGCGTCACGCCTCAGGAAGGCATATATTGATTTCCTATTCTTAGCTTTTTGTTCCGCACAGCACGTCTGCATAACAATGTGAGAGACAAACCGTGTTCATCCTTCCTATAGAAGGATTGCCTCACCTGCCAGCTTCCGTTTCGCTTGGGGAGCAGAATAATTGTGCAATAGCTCTACTGGGCATCGCTGAGGTAATACTAACCTCCCCTTAGTCTATTAGTAGTGCACTGTGGACGCATAAGCACAGCAAATCCTGCTGTTAGGAGTTGGGAGTGTTTGACCTTGGTTAGAACACAGGGTTGATGTCATCGTTAATCTAAATGTgttttct contains:
- the LOC135397483 gene encoding uncharacterized protein LOC135397483 encodes the protein MDSSTEEANSSEPGSPASSHTVKRDVVKRARKASKRNIERITSLEGTTVIFTPLERESNLAKLNHLKLSQFLTSELPGRIKEIRPNHARNIIAVDVVAPAAKLALLQLNRICSIPVRAYEPRPFNSCYGVLLGVDTSISDSQIMEAIKSDPPLIAARRIRRDAGAVRLTFLGPKPPKRVSFHLLTMQVREYLPRTVQCNNCLRYGHVAACCSRRKICPNCGSSHESPMCPESEPTCINCKGRHVATSRDCPSLKLQRHIARERSRSNSSYREAKAKLRLTKRRNQPKAMGTRKSQEKLSHRGVQPAPKSLQTSQQQIVWAETDFPPLGPVDHPEDKDASPAQPHGKKSDPPLPLHSQPAYRKVLDRPEGADLPMVIIQLLFAALKAIVSAVPECTALAEIQSVLQLEAVIAPLLLPSSRR